A genomic region of Conger conger chromosome 6, fConCon1.1, whole genome shotgun sequence contains the following coding sequences:
- the LOC133131492 gene encoding stereocilin: MAKQGTAMLFVPLIILFIRIPVVNTGDERPAEREAVLKELISLWRKGGGWFAPGEQPATVRTQDQKIQTAVRNIVGSLKTLGLLPAKSVNLPRLGKSLDTNRLSGFLYNISMYLQGASAEWEDRPQSSDRDQFWEKLLYSLLQPEGGGAFGQWDDKIPPRPSFSLQDFFLSLRGSPHWDGLLGLLQTILGITERQPPGSFRDFLSQNWKTVSALLETVLQALVSGTYGQASAGVQGFICVLQGRSDCAFNTGWLRQLMSFLETRNWKPVVNFHSEGVSREHHGGPPSFGRLKPFSMIPGALKEEDLLINQTEQDTEDLGTMQNIFLQALSRSTTGERAGQAVEPNPALVQGLDTIRRGLLHRLGSSVYGNLRRKVSRVTVALLDDVSSLVGMPQGRGGQCSVGDLRQLILWGIRHNLTWNAQALGFNSQGPPSRPPFMSCSSPGDEGQASRPQPPARRPKSLLPHMLMSEDWDLREADYPASAEILEAACNDSIPGLTGVSNFTVFLYCNLFDGPGDALDAEMGPVGPDLHVTCSDAAWYLSAAEEDFLWVHVCSEFFAQEFNNTVCANVSFWLQRAHKAARPKDYHYINQSSIDELCVEISSDVPGGAGPDASEDCLAQLGARSLKAEDFRRCFLPSNTALVTSLCGNESAPFPQEGGWVAGYCSKVHNSSHMHLSAEACRYNTWAPEAFANLTLLKQCGGREGLREHVCRNATLYLQLVATHPWLFDFCTEPGAEPEDAKCVLQQVFDMLPAPYDFDTSQLCVNPAPFLLEALYRLSQCEGAGDERVGWLGTVGYVLRVLDFVVGLSAGLEEGENEVRQGLGQAILLSSLLDNASFWATLRPNASLSVLQTVAVFLKKEQNPSVKEDLLSCFSPVLWDLIQKDDNSSALKVLLQEYLQMPRESIRTMLMSAEKDAVKRFLSHMHQSWNQLQVETAQASQKEQQAMETMTSAFIHKFPRVTPDLFVDLSQFIPFMSVSDIMSFPASLMVNDSVLMAIRDHSSGMKSQQKQAFVKRLLQSQVLGEVPSWPPYFLSSILPLLPHLPICHFQQLTSPQLSPLVETLGNSSLDGIRGRHVLRTVFSEKMNLTSDDFLRLGVLGCYLNTEELHLLLSASPLSQPLWQRLALCVSDGLTSASGRLSHWLLQALRPLNGSALSSPALRTLRGLLPHLGASFLQEFPTPQVLDLLSQPGMPRYPPAQAFQILSSLTQHTNLSMDTLCRLKPLLPGLSPTALRDLTWPGPGEGPNCQCWRPLLADLQPAHRAMLYATLQQALDQTTLNTSQQLRCVLPFIPLRKLASEIDGATVLRQLPLYKHLPWSPQQAQLLFKKILQAKNITQETAVTLGHIAGGMGCDWLRLWANESDFSELVQFISELPGEMRPALRKCVTEELQKRPETDMNVLSPSFSARLPVKMIEKLSNISLVAVLDYIQQNFDSFLRLPRHKQTALAEQALSVLGITQEESISGAVLDLLGPLLPFLDRDLFGQVNREALRQRLEDLKGYCLPRDMLTEIAKVLTDRGLFGEPSSWTVGEVEEAGRLVFTLSPRQIASLPLDVLSTETVEQVLEAERSWEDSEVGRGCRSLQEQREKRESLLRGIIKGRGRRRKEPTPSCADIKGTFPSAWRAAQLGRMGEGELGRCVEVLGRDGSLGPEQRRRLWSKLRRSYGPVKALRPAQILELGCIVTEMNEQELQEANLTDLGTVAHLGTLTGWSPKKMRAATLGFLRRGRRKVEDLGETELASLGNLLCGLTASEITRLDPHNLSLAVLFLRELALPCVEQQMEALTSQLSSPLAFGPISTWGSEVFTEIGTLAVGLPDMVLSALVREQIEGLTPEAITLIPSSKLAVVFSATQLSWLSPEQASAVTQDQWTELGSEQRQSLVHALYEGEVVHEHRGRNWATPAWSVHRLSVCILHLCCLLCHLL, from the exons ATGGCCAAACAGGGAACGGCCATGCTTTTCGTGCcactcattattttattcataagaaTCCCAGTCGTCAATACAG GAGACGAGAGACCGGCTGAGAGGGAAGCAGTCCTGAAAGAGCTGATCTCACTCTGGCGCAAAGGAGGGGGGTGGTTTGCCCCCGGAGAGCAGCCCGCCACAGTCAGAACACAAGACCAAAAGATCCAAACCGCAGTGAGAAACATTGTTGGCAGCCTAAAAACACTGGGGCTCCTCCCTGCAAAGAGCGTGAACCTCCCTCGTCTTGGAAAATCTCTGGACACCAACCGGCTGTCGGGGTTCCTCTACAACATCTCCATGTACCTGCAAGGAGCGTCGGCAGAGTGGGAGGACAGGCCGCAGTCCTCTGATCGGGATCAGTTTTGGGAAAAACTGCTGTACTCTCTCCTCCAGCCTGAAGGGGGCGGCGCATTTGGGCAGTGGGATGACAAAATCCCACCCAGGCCCAGCTTTAGCCTCCAGGATTTCTTCCTGTCCCTCAGGGGCAGCCCGCACTGGGACGGCCTGCTGGGACTGCTGCAGACCATCCTGGGCATCACAGAGCGGCAGCCGCCCGGGTCCTTCCGCGACTTCCTCTCCCAGAACTGGAAGACTGTGAGTGCCCTTTTGGAGACCGTTCTCCAGGCCCTCGTCAGTGGGACCTATGGGCAGGCCAGCGCAGGTGTCCAGGGATTCATCTGTGTCTTGCAGGGACGCAGTGACTGCGCCTTCAACACAGGCTGGCTGCGGCAGCTCATGAGCTTTTTGGAGACACGGAACTGGAAGCCCGTGGTGAATTTTCACTCTGAAGGGGTGAGCAGAGAGCATCATGGAGGCCCTCCTTCTTTTGGTCGTTTGAAGCCCTTCAGCATGATTCCAGGGGCCTTAAAGGAAGAGGACCTGCTGATCAACCAGACCGAGCAGGACACAGAGGATCTGGGCACCATGCAGAACATCTTTCTCCAGGCTCTGTCACGGTCCACCACCGGAGAGAGGGCGGGGCAGGCTGTGGAGCCTAACCCTGCACTTGTGCAGGGATTGGATACCATCCGGCGGGGTCTCCTGCACCGATTGGGCAGCTCGGTGTATGGCAACCTGAGGAGGAAGGTGTCCCGGGTAACTGTGGCCCTGCTGGACGACGTCTCCAGCCTTGTGGGCATGCCACAGGGTCGTGGGGGGCAGTGCTCTGTGG GTGACCTGAGACAATTAATTTTGTG GGGGATCAGACATAATTTGACCTGGAACGCACAGGCGTTGGGCTTCAATTCGCAGGGCCCCCCCAGCAGACCCCCCTTCATGTCCTGCTCCTCCCCTGGTGACGAGGGCCAGGCCTCCAGACCCCAGCCTCCCGCTCGCAGGCCCAAGTCCCTCCTTCCCCACATGCTGATGAGCGAAGACTGGGACCTGAGAGAGGCGGACTACCCGGCCTCGGCTGAGATCCTGGAGGCCGCCTGTAACGATTCTATCCCAGGGCTCACTGGGGTGTCTAACTTCACAGTGTTCCTGTACTGTAATCTGTTCGATGGGCCCGGCGACGCCCTGGACGCTGAAATGGGGCCCGTCGGGCCGGATCTGCACGTCACGTGCTCCGACGCGGCCTGGTATCTCTCTGCGGCGGAGGAAGACTTTTTGTGGGTGCACGTGTGCAGTGAGTTTTTTGCACAAGAGTTCAACAACACTGTTTGTGCCAACGTGTCCTTCTGGCTCCAGCGAGCCCATAAG gCAGCGAGGCCAAAGGACTACCATTACATCAATCAGTCCAGCATTGATGAGCTATGTGTTGAAATCTCCAGCGATGTCCCTGGAGGCGCTGGTCCGGATGCCAGTGAGGACTGCCTGGCGCAGCTGGGGGCCCGCTCTCTGAAAGCGGAGGACTTCAGGAGGTGTTTTCTGCCCAGCAACACGGCCCTCGTCACATCCCTGTGTGGAAATGAGTCCGCTCCATTCCCGCAGGAGGGGGGCTGGGTGGCTGGATATTGCTCTAAAGTCCACAATTCCTCCCACATGCATCTCTCAGCGGAGGCCTGTAGGTACAATACCTGGGCACCAGAGGCCTTCGCCAACCTGACGCTGCTGAAGCAGTgcgggggcagagaggggctgCGGGAGCACGTCTGTCGCAATGCCACGCTCTACCTCCAGCTGGTGGCCACCCACCCCTGGCTGTTCGACTTCTGCACTGAGCCGGGAGCCGAGCCAGAGGACGCTAAGTGCGTCCTACAGCAGGTTTTCGACATGCTGCCCGCCCCCTACGACTTTGACACCTCGCAGCTCTGTGTGAACCCCGCACCCTTCCTGCTGGAGGCGCTGTACAGGCTGAGTCAGTGCGAGGGGGCGGGGGACGAGCGCGTGGGCTGGCTCGGCACGGTGGGCTACGTGCTGCGCGTTCTGGACTTTGTGGTGGGGCTGTCGGCTGGGCTGGAGGAGGGCGAGAACGAGGTCCGGCAGGGGCTGGGCCAGGCCATCCTGCTGTCCAGTCTCCTCGACAACGCCTCGTTCTGGGCCACCCTGCGGCCCAACGCGTCACTGAGCGTGCTCCAAACAGTCGCTGTCTTTCTAAAGAAGGAGCAGAACCCCTCTGTCAAGGAGGATCTCCTGAGCTGCTTCAGC CCTGTACTGTGGGACCTTATTCAGAAGGATGACAACTCCTCTGCGCTCAAAGTCCTGCTCCAG GAGTACCTTCAGATGCCAAGAGAAAGTATCCGCACAATGCTGATGTCAGCAGAAAAAGATGCCGTAAAAAGGTTCCTTTCACATATGCACCAGAGCTGGAACCAGCTGCAAGTAGAGACTGCTCAG GCATCCCAAAAGGAGCAGCAGGCCATGGAGACAATGACCTCTGCCTTCATCCACAAGTTTCCACGAGTCACCCCAGACCTCTttgttgacctctctcaattCATCCCCTTCATGTCCGTCTCAGACATCATGAGCTTTCCAGCCTCCTTGATGGTcaatgacagtgt GTTAATGGCTATCCGTGATCATAGCTCCGGCATGAAGTCTCAGCAGAAACAAGCTTTTGTGAAAAGACTCCTGCAGTCTCAGGTGTTGGGAGAGGTCCCTTCCTGGCCACCATACTTTCTGAGTTCcatcctgcccctgctcccacACCTCCCCATCTGCCATTTCCAGCAGCTGACCTCACCGCAG CTCAGTCCCCTGGTGGAAACACTGGGAAACAGCAGCTTGGATGGTATAAGGGGGCGCCATGTCCTCCGCACTGTCTTCAGTGAGAAGATGAACCTCACCAGCGACGATTTTCTGAG GTTGGGGGTTCTAGGGTGCTATCTGAACACAGAGGAGCTGCATCTACTTCTGTcagcctcccctctctcccagcctctGTGGCAGCGGCTGGCCCTGTGTGTATCTGACGGCCTCACCAGCGCGTCAGGCAGG CTGTCCCACTGGCTGCTCCAGGCTTTGAGGCCCCTGAATGGCAGTGCCCTGTCCTCACCAGCACTGAGGACCCTGCGTGGGCTCCTGCCCCACCTGGGAGCCTCTTTCTTGCAGGAGTTCCCCACTCCCCAGGTGCTGGACCTGCTCTCTCAGCCAGGCATGCCCAGGTATCCCCCTGCACAG GCCTTTCAAATACTGTCCAGCCTTACACAACATACTAAT CTTAGCATGGACACACTGTGCAGGCTGAAGCCCCTGCTCCCAGGTCTGTCCCCCACAGCCCTGAGGGACCTGACCTGGCCTGGGCCCGGGGAAGGTCCAAACTGTCAGTGCTGGCGCCCCCTACTGGCAGACCTGCAGCCTGCCCACAGGGCCATGCTCTATGCCACACTACAGCAG GCCCTGGACCAGACCACGTTGAACACCTCTCAGCAGCTGCGCTGTGTTCTACCTTTCATCCCCCTGCGGAAACTAGCATCAGAAATAGACGGAGCGACTGTCCTGAGACAACTCCCACTCTACAAACACCTGCCCTGGTCACCTCAGCAG GCTCAATTACTTTTCAAGAAGATCCTTCAGGCCAAAAACATTACACAAGAAACTGCAGT aaCTTTAGGGCACATCGCTGGTGGCAtgggctgtgattggttaaGGCTGTGGGCCAATGAGTCAGACTTTTCTGAGTTGGTGCAATTTATCAGTGAACTTCCTGGAGAAATGAGACCAGCCCTG CGGAAATGTGTCACAGAGGAACTGCAGAAGCGACCAGAGACAGATATGAATGTTCTCTCCCCATCATTCTCTGCGAGATTACC agTGAAGATGATTGAAAAGCTCTCCAATATTTCACTGGTAGCAGTCCTGGACTACATCCAGCAGAACTTCGATTCCTTCCTGCGGCTGCCCAGGCACAAGCAGACTGCACTGGCTGAACAGGCACTCTCTGTCCTG GGTATCACCCAGGAGGAGAGCATCTCAGGGGCTGTTCTGGACCTCCTGGGCCCCCTTCTGCCCTTCCTGGACAGGGACCTGTTTGGGCAGGTGAATCGAGAGGCCCTGAGACAGCGGCTGGAGGATCTAAAGGGCTACTGCCTGCCGCGGGACATGCTGACAGAGATCGCCAAGGTTCTCACAGACAGAGGCCTGTTTGG TGAGCCATCATCCTGGACTGTGGGTGAAGTGGAAGAGGCAGGCAGGCTGGTGTTCACTCTTTCTCCCCGGCAGATCGCCTCTCTTCCCCTG GACGTCCTCAGCACAGAGACGGTAGAGCAGGTCCTGGAGGCTGAGAGGAGCTGGGAGGACAGTGAGGTGGGCAGAGGCTGCAGGAGTctgcaggagcagagggagaagagagagagcctCCTCAGAGGGATCATCaaagggaggggcaggaggagaAAGG AGCCCACCCCGAGCTGTGCCGATATCAAGGGGACGTTCCCCTCAGCGTGGAGGGCGGCTCAGCTGGGTCGGATGGGGGAGGGCGAGCTGGGACGCTGCGTGGAGGTCCTGGGTCGGGACGGCTCCCTCGGACCCGAGCAGAGGCGAAGACTGTGGTCCAAACTGAGGCGG TCTTATGGCCCAGTGAAGGCCTTAAGGCCTGCCCAGATCCTGGAGCTCGGCTGCATCGTCACAGAGATGAACGAGCAAGAACTACAGGAGGCTAACCTGACTGATCTGGGAACAGTGGCCCATCTGGGGACCCTGACAGGATGGAGCCCAAAGAAG atgAGGGCAGCCACGCTGGGCTTCCTGCGTCGTGGGAGGCGCAAGGTGGAGGATCTGGGAGAGACAGAGCTTGCATCACTTGGAAACCTTCTCTGTGGACTCACCGCCTCTGAAATCACACGTCTGGATCCCCACAACCTCAG TTTGGCTGTCCTGTTCCTGAGAGAActggccttgccatgcgtagaGCAACAGATGGAGGCCCTGACCTCTCAGCTGTCCAGTCCCCTGGCCTTTGGACCAATCAGCACCTGGGGCTCGGAGGTCTTTACTGAAATTGGGACTCTGGCAG TGGGGCTGCCAGACATGGTTCTCTCGGCCCTGGTGAGGGAACAAATTGAAGGCCTGACCCCAGAAGCTATCACCCTGATTCCTTCTAGCAAGTTGGCG GTGGTGTTCAGTGCGACCCAGTTGTCCTGGCTCAGCCCGGAGCAGGCCTCTGCAGTGACCCAGGACCAGTGGACTGAGCTGGGCAGTGAACAGAGACAGTCCCTGGTCCATGCGCTCTACGAAGGGGAAGTCGTACATGAGCACAGGG GGAGAAACTGGGCCACTCCAGCATGGTCAGTCCAcagactgtctgtctgcataCTACACCTGTGCTGTCTGTTATGCCATctcttataa
- the slc39a1 gene encoding zinc transporter ZIP1 yields the protein MEYLLKVKLGALVGLLILTLFIGLIPARMKWFRETSGTETHKVLLSFISCFAGGVFLAACLLDIIPDYLSDIGAELEARAVDTDFPVQEFIMALGFFMVLILERIVLNCSGQSGEESAPLLGHGHGHGHGHGTAGDLEGSSQHVHVDKQAHSSFRSFMLFLSLSLHSVFEGLAIGLQSKESQVLQICIAILVHKSIIVFSLSVKLLQSAVKPFWVLAYVGVFAMMSPLGIGIGISVMEAKLESGTLIQAVLEGLAAGTFIYITFLEILPHELNSPEKPLLKVLFILLGFSIMAALAFIG from the exons ATGGAATACCTGTTGAAGGTAAAGTTAGGCGCGCTCGTGGGTTTACTGATACTCACCCTGTTTATTGGATTAATTCCTGCCCGGATGAAATGGTTCAGGGAAACAAGCGGGACAG AAACCCATAAAGTGCTTCTGAGCTTCATCAGCTGTTTTGCGGGAGGCGTCTTTCTTGCCGCCTGTCTTCTGGACATCATTCCAGACTACTTGTCTGACATTGGGGCGGAGCTGGAGGCACGAGCAGTGGAC acagACTTCCCTGTCCAAGAATTCATCATGGCACTTGGATTCTTCATGGTGCTGATCCTGGAGCGCATTGTGCTGAACTGTAGTGGCCAGAGTGGGGAGGAGAGTGCCCCTCTCCTTGGCCATGGGCACGGGCACGGGCACGGGCACGGCACAGCAGGCGATCTGGAGGGCAGCAGCCAGCACGTCCACGTTGACAAGCAGGCCCACTCCTCCTTCCGTTCCTTTatgctcttcctctccctctccctccactctGTGTTTGAGGGCCTGGCCATTGGTCTCCAGTCCAAAGAGTCCCAG GTACTACAAATCTGCATTGCCATCCTGGTCCATAAGAGCATCATTGTCTTCAGCCTGTCTGTGAAGCTGCTACAGAGTGCAGTCAAGCCTTTCTGGGTGCTGGCCTATGTGGGTGTTTTCGCAATGATGTCACCGCTGGGAATAGGCATTGGGATCAGTGTGATGGAGGCCAAGCTGGAATCAGGGACTCTTATCCAGGCTGTGCTGGAGGGCCTCGCTGCAGGAACCTTCATCTACATCACCTTCCTGGAGATCCTGCCCCATGAGCTGAACTCTCCTGAGAAACCCCTGCTCAAAGTGCTCTTCATCCTGCTGGGCTTCAGCATCATGGCTGCCCTCGCCTTTATCGGCTAA